The stretch of DNA ccaggctcagttgttaccattctacatagagaatcagacagttaacccagtccccaggctcagttgttaccattctacatagagaatcagacagttaacccagtccccaggctcagttgttaccattctacatagagaatcagacagttaacctagtccccaggctcagttgttaccattctacatagagaatcagacagttaacttagtccccaggctcagttgttaccattctacatagagaatcagactgTTAACCTAGTCctcaggctcagttgttaccattctacatagagaatcagtcAGTTAActtagtccccaggctcagttgttaccattctacatagagaatcagacagttaacctagtccccaggctcagttgttaccattctacatagagaatcagacagttaacctagtccccaggctcagttgttaccattctacatagagaatcagacagttaacccagtccccaggctcagttgttaccattctacatagagaatcagacagttgacctagtccccaggctcagttgctACCATtcaacacagagagggagagagagagctggttgAGGACGAGATTATCGGACTGTAGAAAGTAATTTATTACAACAGAAAAATAGTGTAAAAGTCCTTCAGAACTTGTTCACTCACGTAGTGTTAAATGGTGTGCTGTCAACCCACTTCCAGATTCCATCTTGTTTAAGTGCACCAATCCAGACATTCTTCTTAAATCCATTGATAAATATCTATAATATATTTATGGAAGAAAAACAATGGCCATTATTTAATCTCCACAGCAGAGAAACACTTTTACATTTTataaataatagtagtagtagtagtagtagtagtataatgtagtCATTCTGGTCACTAGAAATACAAGGTGATTTAGGATGTTTGAAAAGTTCCCGAGTACTTCCATATATTCCTTCCTCAGCGCTcacataaaaaatacaaaacgaaCGCTGGTGCAAACTCATGATGCCCAGAGGGGAAGCGTGCTCAGACCACACAGACCAAGCACTCTGCTCTGACGACTGCACCACGGTAGTTCACAATGCTCTAGCAAGCAGGGAGAGTACTTGATGGAAACAGAGTTGTGTTGAATCATTTTAGTTCCCCAACATTCCATCATTCCCCCACCCATAGCCCAAACCTTAAacactaaccataacccctaaccttaacccctaatcaTAACCACTAACCATTTTTGAATTGTTTCGGTTTCACCCCTGTACCACCCCTGtaagaattaaccctgtaaccacacagaattaaccctgtaaccacacagaattaaacctgtaaccacacagaattaaacctgtaacaacacagaattaaacctgtaaccacacagaattaaccctgtaaccacacagaattaaccctgtaaccacacagaattaaccctgtaaccacacagaattaaccctgtaaccacacagaattaaccctgtaaccacacagaattaaacctgtaaccacacagaattaaacctgtaaccacacagaattaaacctgtaacaacacagaattaaccctgtaaccacacagaattaaccctgtaaccacacagaattaaccctgtaaccacacagaattaaccctgtaaccacacagaattaaccctgtaaccacacagaattaaccctgtaaccacacagaattaaccctgtaaccacacagaattaaacatgttgaaaacTTATgagagataataataataataataatgaaacagtagtattatagtattacTAATGTATTATATATTACCTGTTCTTCTCTGCTGTTTATAATAACATAATCTCCACCCATTGTTCTGCACTCCTTCTGACCGCCCCCGCCTGTGTCCATCGTGGAGGAGACATAGTAACAGCTGGTGCCAAACTTCCACCATCCATCCAGACAGGGTTTCTCTGAGAAAAATACAACAGAACAGCAGGCATGTAAAAGTATGAAGTAAAATTATACTTCTAAAATAAGAAAATTAAAGACTGCACTCACCATAGAAACTAAGCCTCGTTTTAAACTGGTCTCTCTCAGTGGTCGTGGTATTTAGAATATTTTGTAGCTGGTCTCTCACAGAGGTCATGGTATTTAGACTGTTCTGTACCTGGTCTCTCTCAGAGGTCCTGGTATTCAGACTATTCTGTAGCTGGTCCCTCTCAGTGGTCCTGGTATTTAGATAATTCTGCAACTGGTCTCTCTTCCGAGTTATTGTGGTGAGAGTATTCTGCAACTGGTCTTTCTCCTTAGTTTTGGTTGTGAGACTATTCTGTAGCTGTTTTTTCTCTGCGATCATGGTATTTAGATTATTCTGCAACTGGTCTCTCTCCCGCATTATTGTGGTGAGAGTATTCTGCAACTGGTCTTTCTCCTTAGTTTTGGTTGTGAGACTATTCTGTAGCTGGTTTTTCTCTGTGGTCCTGGTATTTAGATTATTCTGCAACTGGTTTCTCTCTTTGGTCCTTGAGTTAAGACTATTCTGTAATTGCTCCCTTTCAGCAGTCATAACTTTAAGACTATTTTGCTGCTGGTCCCTGTCTTTGGTCCTTGTGGTGAGACTGTTCTGTAGctcgtctctctctttagtcaaggTGTTGTAACTGCTCTGTAGctcgtctctctctttattcaaGGTGTTGTAACTGCTCTGTAGctcgtctctctctttagtcaaggTGTTGTAACTGCTCTGTAGctcgtctctctctttagtcaaggTGTTGTAACTGCTCTGTAGctcgtctctctctttagtcaaggTGTTGTAACTgctctgtagctggtctctctctttagtcaaggTGTTGTAACTGCTCTGTAGCTGTTGTCCCTCTTTAGTCAAGTTATGATAGCTGGTGGGTTGCTGATCTCCTTCTTTAGTCTGAAGGCTGTAACTGGtctgttggtctctctctgttgAGCAGTGATGATCAATGACTCCATCTGTAAAAGGGAAAAGTTGATCAAATATTCAATTATGTTTAACTATCACACCATTAAAGTTTACAAAACAGCATTATAAACTTACAATAGAGAGACAGGCCTATGATACCAGCCAATAGAAGAACACACAGCAGCCCCAGGCACACTGCAGCAACTCCAGAGGGTCTCTTCCACCACTGAAAATTAGCTGAATCACAGAGAAATATCATGTAGGATCTTTGAACTCTCTCTGGTAATGTTAAAATACTTATATCATCCAGGATTGTAAGGAACAAAAGCTGTGTGCTTGTACTTGAATTGATACCTGAAAATGTAAAACTGGGCTTGTTGGGATACGTGTCCTCATCAATATCCATGGTCTGCATTGTTGGATTCTCCACCTGTGTTTGTAACGATTGTCTCTTACATTTCGAGAAGTGAAATGCTATATTTTCCTCTGTTACTTCAGCTCTAGTGTAGGTTTGTATCTGTTCCTTATGTGTCGTCAAGGCAAATACTTGAGGTCACTTGACTTAGCTTACCCAGTACAGAGGAAACAATAGGATAGTCCCAATCTCTACCTAACTAGCGACACATACACGGTGGTAGAGCTCAATCAAGCACACTTCAGTAATTgacatatagtgcattcggaaagtattcagaccccttgactttttccacattttgttacgttacagccttattgtataatgatttgtattttttttttatccgcATCGATCTAcataaaataccccataatgacaagtatAAACATGTTTTGGATTTTTTTGCAGATgtattaaaaaacagaaatacattatttacataagtattcagaccattatacggtctgtctatataaggtcccacagttgacattgcatgtcagagtGAAAACCAAGCCACGATGTCAAAGGAACTGTCTGTagacctccgagacaggattgtgttgaggtacatatctggggaagggtaccaaaaaatgaaggtccccaagaacacagtggcctccatcattcttaaattgaaatagtttggatccaccaagattcttcctaaagctggccgcccggccaaactgagcaatcgggggagaaggcccttggtcagggaggtgaccaagaacccgatagtcactctgacagagctccagagttcctctgtggagatgggagaaccttccagaaggacaaccaactctgcagcactacaccaattaggcctttatggtagagtggccagacagatggTAGAAAAAGGCCCATAACAGCCTGCTTGGAGATTGCCAAGAggcccctaaaggactctcagaccttgagaaacaagaggctctggtctgaagaaagcaagattgaacacttggcctgaatgtcaagtgtcacgTTTGaaggaatcctggcaccatccctacggtgaatcatggtggtggcagcatcatactatgcggatgtttttcagcggcagggactgggagaccagtca from Salvelinus fontinalis isolate EN_2023a chromosome 5, ASM2944872v1, whole genome shotgun sequence encodes:
- the LOC129855913 gene encoding centromere-associated protein E-like gives rise to the protein MQTMDIDEDTYPNKPSFTFSGINSSTSTQLLFLTILDDISILTLPERVQRSYMIFLCDSANFQWWKRPSGVAAVCLGLLCVLLLAGIIGLSLYYGVIDHHCSTERDQQTSYSLQTKEGDQQPTSYHNLTKEGQQLQSSYNTLTKERDQLQSSYNTLTKERDELQSSYNTLTKERDELQSSYNTLTKERDELQSSYNTLNKERDELQSSYNTLTKERDELQNSLTTRTKDRDQQQNSLKVMTAEREQLQNSLNSRTKERNQLQNNLNTRTTEKNQLQNSLTTKTKEKDQLQNTLTTIMRERDQLQNNLNTMIAEKKQLQNSLTTKTKEKDQLQNTLTTITRKRDQLQNYLNTRTTERDQLQNSLNTRTSERDQVQNSLNTMTSVRDQLQNILNTTTTERDQFKTRLSFYEKPCLDGWWKFGTSCYYVSSTMDTGGGGQKECRTMGGDYVIINSREEQIFINGFKKNVWIGALKQDGIWKWVDSTPFNTTYWMEGEPNNLNDKMNCVEISQTASDPLKSWKAATCTSNYWVCEKPFTP